GAGATCACCGCGTCCTGGTGGTCGCCGGCAAGGTCGTGGCCGTGGCCGAGCGCGTGCCGGCGCATGTCGCGGGCGATGGCCGGCGCACGGTGGCGGAACTGGTGGATCAGGTGAACCTCGATCCGCGCCGGGGCGAGGGGCACGAGAAGGTGCTGACGCGCATCCGGCTGGACGAAGGCGCGCTGGCGATCCTCGCCCAGCAAGGGCTGACGCCGAACAGCGTGCCGGAGGCCGGTCTGTTCGTGCCCCTGCGCGGCGCGGCCAATCTGTCGACCGGCGGCACGGCGGTGGACCGCACCGACGACATTCACCCTGACAACGCCTCCATCGCCCGGCGCGCGGCCCTGACGCTGGGGCTGGACGTGGCGGGCGTGGACCTCCTGGCGCCGGACATCACCCGCTCGATCCGCGAGACGGGCGGTGGCATCGTCGAGGTCAATGCGGCGCCGGGCCTGCGCATGCATCTGGAGCCGTCCGCCGGACAGGCGCGGGACGTGGCCGAGCCCATCATCCGCAGCCTCTATCCAGCCGGGTCGCGCGCCCGCATCCCCGTCTTGGCCATCACCGGCACCAACGGCAAATCGACCACCGGGCGCATGGTCGCCCACATCCTGAAGGCGGACGGCCGTGTTGTCGGCCTGACCAACACCAGCGGCGTCTATATCGGCGACGAGCGGATCCACGCCGGCGACGCCAGCGGGCCCAAGAGCGCGCGCATGGTCCTGCGGGACCCCACCGTCGAGGCGGCGGTGCTGGAGTGCGCGCGGGGCGGCGTGCTCAGAGAAGGGCTGGCCTTTGATCGCTGCGACGTGGGGGCGGTGCTGAACGTTCAGGCCGATCACCTGGGCCTGGGCGGCATCGACACGCTGCAGGACCTGGCCAGGGTCAAGGCCATCGTCGCCCGCACCGTCAGCCGGCGCGGCGTGTGCGTTTTGAACGCCGACGACCCTCTGACACGCCGCATGGCGCGGTTGACGAAAGGCCGGATCGCCTGGTTCTCGATGATGGGCGGCCGCGAGAGCCCCGGCTTCTTGCGCAGCCACGTCGAGGAGGGCGGCCTCGCCTGCGTCCATGACGCGGCGACGGGTGCGCTGCTGCTGCATGACGGCGGCGAAACGACCCGGCTGTGCGATGCGGCGGACATACCGGCGACGCTGGGCGGCGCGGCCCGGTTCAACGTCGCCAACGCCATGGCCGCAGTCCTGATGACCCATGCGATCGGCGTCGCGCCCGAGACGATCAGGTTCGCGCTGGCGAGCTTCGCCTCGACGTTCGAGCAGAATCCCGGTCGGCTGAACATCCATGACGCCCACGGCTTCCGGGTGGTGCTCGACTACGCTCACAATCCGGACGGTCTGCGGGCGCTGGCCCGCACCGCGCGCGCCATCACGCCGCCGGGCGGTCGGCGCATCGCCATGCTGAGCATACCCGGCGACCGGCGCGACGCCGAGATCGTCGAGATGGGGGCCATCGCCGCCGCAGACTTCGACCGCATCGTGTTTCGTGAAACCCCCGACAATCGCGGCCGACCGGCCGGCGAGGTGATCCGTCTGATGACGCAGGGCGCGCTTTCGGCGGGAGGCTCCGCCGATCGCATCGAGGGCGTGCGCTTCGAGGCCGCCGCCGTCGATCACTGCCTCGCCATGGCGCGACCGGGCGACGTGGTGGTGCTGACCCCCACTCAGATCGACTCCGTCTGGCGCCAGGTGCTGGATTTCCGGCCAGGCGCGGCCAACGACGCCGGCGATCCGCCGGCCATGATAATGGAGCCGCCCCATGGCTGACGCCGCAGGACCCCTGATCATCATCGGCGGGCACGAGGACAAGGAGGACCAGCGCGTCATCCTGAAGGCCGTCGCCGAGCGCCTGAACGGCGGACGGCTGGTGATCGCCACGGTCGCCTCTCACACCCGCGAGGGCTATTTCGAGAGCTATGTCTCGGCCTTCGGCGCCATCGGCTTGACGGACCTGGTCGAGTTGTATGTCGCCGATCGCTCGCAGGAAGAGATCGCCTCGGCCGTCGCCCTGCTGGACGGCGCCGCCGGGCTGTTCTTCACGGGCGGCGATCAGTTGCGGCTGTCCAGCCTGATCGGGCGGACGGCGGTCGAGACGCGCATCCAGGCCCTGCATGCGGCCGGCGGCGTGATCGCCGGAACATCGGCCGGGGCCTCGGCCATGAGCGAGACCATGCTGGTCAAGGGCCCGAGCAAGGGCTCCTACCGCATCGGCGAACTGCACATGGCGCCGGGGCTGGGGCTGCTCGGCGGCGTCATCATCGACCAGCACTTCGCCGAGCGCGGACGTTTCGGGCGTCTGCTGGGCGCCGTCGCCCACAATCCTCGCCTGCTGGGCGTGGGCGTCGACGAAAACACCGCCCTGGTGGTCGAGGGCGATCGCTTCGACGTCGTCGGCAGCGGCGCGGCCTATGTGGTGGACGGCGGCGGCGTCAGCCACGTCAACATCGCCGAGGCCAAGCCGGAGCAGGCCCTGTCCCTGTTCGACGTGCGCATGCATGTGCTGTCCAGCGGCGACAGCTTCGACCTGTCGGCGCGCCGGCCCGAAGGCGGGCGACATGAAGCGGGCTCGCGGCCTCCAAAGGGCTGAAACAGGGGCGGAACCTCGAACAGGCGGGCTGGTTAGCCTCCCATGACCAATCCGCTGCAGACCAAGGACAAACAATGGCGCGACCGCCCGAACGGAGCGACGCCCGTCTTTGACGCCGGCCTGTCGCCTCTGGGCACCGACGCTGAGGCCGGGGGCGCGCCGGCCATTCCGCCGTCCGACGCGCCTGCCGCACCGTCGACGCCGATGAACGCCACGCCGGACACTGATGGACCGGGCCTGCGGTTGACGCCGAAGGTCTGGTACGGCCTGGCGGGCTTGATCGTGCTGGCCCTGATCATCGCCGGCGTGGCGAGCTTTAGCTGACGCTGCGACGGTGACCGGCGCCCGGCTTCGTCCCGGCTGGCGTGAGAGCCCGGTTCCGGTGAACGGCCTGAACCTGCATGTGGTGGAGGCCGGCAGCGCCGAGATCATCGATTGTCTTCGCTAGGCCTTCGCGGTTGGTCGCGCGTCGGCCGATCCCGCTTCTTCAATATGGGCGCCTGAGCCCGAAGCCGCGCGCGCCGACGCGGCGGTTCGGACAGCATCGGCCAGCGCCTCGTCGTCATAGGGCTTGTTCAGCAGCACGGCGCCTTCGACGCTGTCCTCGACATGGCGATCCCCGGTGGCGAAGACCACGCCGACGTGCGGCGCGACCGCGCGGGCGCGCCGCGCCAGGTCCGGCCCCGAGAGCCCCGGCAGGTTGACGTCGGTGACCAGCACGTCGATGCGCGCGGTGGCCAGGGCGGCCAGCGCCTCCTCGGCGCTTCCGGCCTCGACCACGGTCAGGCCCTGGCTCTGAAGCATCTCGCTGGTGTTGATGCGGATCAGGGCGTCGTCCTCGACCAGCAGCACGAAGGGCGCTTCGGTCGCTCCACGATCCGTGGGCTTGCCATCCGTCGCCTCGCTGTTCTGGACGCCGGTCTTCTGGGCGGTCACCACTTGGCGCAACTTCCGCGCCAAGGCCTCGCGCGTATAGGGCTTGGACAGCAGGTCGACGCCCGCATCCAGCCGACCGCCGTGGACAATGGCGTTCTCGGTGTAGCCGGAGGTGAACAGGACGGCGAGGTTGGGCAGGCGTCCGCGGGCGCGCCGCGCCAGTTCGGGGCTCTTCAGCTTGCCCGGCATCACCACGTCGGTGAACAGGATGTCGATGGGGATGCCGCTTTCGACCACGCTCAGGGCGCTGTCGGCGTCCACGGCCTTGAGTACGCGATAGCCGAGGTCCGACAGGATCTCGACCACCGTGGCGCGGACCTCGGCGTCGTCCTCGACCACCAGCACGGTCTCGGCGCCGCCCGTGACCGGACCTTCCTCTGTCGAGATTTCGATGTCCTCGGCCGCCATGGCGCGCGGCAGATAGAGCTTGATGGTCGTGCCTTCGCCGACTTCCGAATAGATCTTCACATGGCCGCCCGACTGCTTGGCAAAGCCATAGACCATCGACAGGCCCAGACCCGATCCCTTGCCCTCGCCCTTGGTGGAGAAGAAGGGCTCAAAGACCTTGTCGATGATGTCCGGCGACATGCCCGATCCGGTGTCGGTGACCGCCAGCATCACATACTGACCGGGGGTCACCTCGGCGTGGGTGCGTGCGTAATCGTCGTCCAGCAGGGTGTTGCCCAGCTCGATCGTCAGCTTGCCGCGACCGTCCATGGCGTCGCGCGCGTTGATGGCGAGGTTCAGCAGGGCGTTCTCGACCTGGGCCGGATCGGCGAAGGTGTTCCACAGGCCGCCGCCGACCACGGTCTCGATCTCGATCTCCTCGCCCAGGGCGCGGCGCAGCATGTCGTCCATGCCGCGCACGAAGCGGGTGACGTTGACCACCTTGGGCTCCAGCGCCTGGCGCCGGCCAAAGGCCAGCAGCTGCGACGCCAGCTTGGCCCCACGCGATACGCCGGCCATGGCGTTGGTGATCTTGCGCTCGGCGCGTTCGTTGCCGGCCACGTCCTTGGCCAGAAGCTGGAGGTTGCCCGACACGACCTGCAGCAGGTTGTTGAAGTCGTGGGCGACGCCGCCGGTCAGCTTGCCGATGGTCTCCATCTTCTGCGCCTGGGCGAGGCTGGCCTCGACCTGACGACGCTCGGCGATTTCCGCGATCACACGCGCTTCGAGGTTTTCGTTGAGATGGCGCAGTTGCGCTTCGGCGCGTTCCCGGTGCGCGACCTGGCGGGCCAGGGCTTCTTCGCGTCGCGCTCGATCCTCGACGTCGAAGACCAGGACGTGGAAGCCTTCCACATGGCCATCCGCCTCGATGCGGGGGATGTAGCGGACTTCGCAGGCCCGCTCGCCCCTTTTCGGGTGCGGCATGGTGGCGTCGACGACGATCTCCTCGCCGGCGAGCGCGCGTTCCATCAGCGGCAGGCGCGCACGGTAGGTGTCGTCGCCCACGATGTCGCGGACGTGCTGTCCGATCACATGATCGCGCGACACGCCGAACCAGTCTTCATAGAAGCTGTTGACGAAGCGATAGACGTGCCCCCGGTCGACATAGGAGATCAGGACGGGCAGGGCGTCGGTGATGATCCGAAGCTCGGCCTCGCTGCGGGCCAGGCGTCGCTGCGCCTCGGCGCGGTCGGTGTTCTCCAGCACGGTGCACAAGACGCCGCCCACCGCGCCATCGGCGTCATGCACCGGGGTGTAGAACAGGTCGAACGTCACCTCTTCGGCCTGTCCGCTGCGCATCAGCGTCATGGGCTGATCGCGATAGGCCAGGGTCTCGCCCCGGAAGCCGGCTTCCAGGATGCGCCGGTTCCAGTCCCAGATCTCGGGCCAGATGCCCGGGACCGTGCCGCCCAGCGCCTCCGGATGGTTGGCGCCGGCGATGACGCTATAGGCGTCGTTGTACAGCATGATGTGGTCGGGCCCCCACATCAGCACCTTGGCGACGGGCGAGTTGACCACATTGTTGACAGTGGTGCGCAGTTGCGGCGACCAGGTGGAGATGCGGCCAAGCGACGTGGCGCACCAGTCATGCGCACGGATCAGGGCGCCGCAAGCGCCGCCGTCGATCGGCCACATCTCGGGCGCGCGCGACGCCCCGCCCTGCTGGGCGGCCAGCAGGGAGACCGCGGCCTCGATCGCCTGGCGTGCCGGGCCATACAGGCCGGCTTCAGCCTGATCGGAGATCAGCCTTTCCAGCTCGGGCGTCAGGGAGACGGCGTCGATTTTGCGGGTGATCATCGACGGGAAGTGTCCGCAGCGAGCCGAGGTGTCAAGCCGACCGTCCCGTGTGCCTTCCGGCAACGCCCTTTTTGATGTCGGCTTTGAGGGCTATACGGGCGCGAACCTGTTTGCGCCGCTGCGCTCTCATGTCGGCTGGACGAGGGCGCGCCGGGCCGCTACCCGACGACGCTTCTTCGACAAGGCCGCGAGATCCATGATTTCCACTAAGCGCCATGCCGCCATGACCGACCGTCGCCGCGTTCTCTCGGGGATCGGCCTCTTGACGGCGTTGGGTGCGAGCGTAATCGCAGTTCCCGTGCGAGCCGAGGCGCGCGCCGAGACCGGGAGAACGATAATGCGTCATCGCGAGCGGATCGAGGCGTTGATCGCCGCGATGACGATCGAGGAAAAGGCCGGGCAGCTGAACCTGCTGGCCGATCCGTTCCGCTGGCTGCCGATGGCGGTCAATCCGCTGGATGGAACGGGCGATCCGGCGCGGGTCACCACCCTGATCCGCGAGGGCAAGGTCGGTTCGCTGTTCAACGGCATCGGCGCCAAGGCGGGCCGCGAGATTCAGCGCGTGGCGGTCGAGGAAAGCCGGCTGAAGATTCCGCTGCTGTTCGCCGCCGACGTGGTCCATGGCCTGTCGACGATCTTCCCAGTGCCGCTGGCCGAGGCGGCGGCGTTCGACGTCGAACTGGCCTATCGCACCGCGCGGGCTGCGGCGGTGGAGACCGCGGCCTCTGCCGTGCACCAGACCTATGCGCCGATGGTCGATGTGGCGCGCGATCAGCGCTGGGGCCGCAACGTCGAGGGCGGCGGCGAGGACGTGCTGCTGAACAACCTGCTGGCCACTGCGCGGGTGCGCGGCTTTCAGGGCGACAAGGGACTCGACGACCGCGACGCTGTGCTGGCCACGGCCAAGCACATGGCCGGCTATTCGGCGGCCATCGGCGGTGTCGACTACAACACCACCGACATGAGCGAGCAGACGCTGCGCGGCGTCTTCCTGCCGCCTTTCAAAGCGTCGGTGGATGCGGGCTCGCTGTCGATCATGAGCGCCTTCAACGACGTGAACGGCATCCCCGCCTCGGGCAATCGCCGGCTGCTGACCGACATTCTGCGCGGCGAATGGGGCTTCGAGGGCTTTGTGGTGTCGGACTATACGTCCGAGCAAGAACTGATCGCCCACGGCTTCGCCGAAGACGGCCGCGACGCCGCACGCCTGGCGTTCCAGGCCGGCGTCGACGTCAG
The genomic region above belongs to Brevundimonas sp. PAMC22021 and contains:
- the cphA gene encoding cyanophycin synthetase codes for the protein MTQDMPGGSLSVVERAIYRGPHLYGRLPMIRIRLDLGALEDWPSDRIPGFNAALAAQLPGLEQHGCCYGEPGGFQRRLEAGTWLGHVIEHVALELQTRAGASVTRGKTRSVRGRPGVYDILYAYEDEIAGLLAGRLAIQIVDALLPVDLRGARGLGRLVSDGVVEGVRTAEAAGGPLRQAVRRGSFGPSTAALVAAARRRRIPVTRLNEQSLLQLGWGANQRRIRASVTDRTGLIATELAGDKSRAKAMLQAIGCPVARGVVVRSADEAWRAAGGLTLPVVLKPLDGNHGRGVTTELTDEAGVRAAFDLAVQHSARVIVEEHLPGRDHRVLVVAGKVVAVAERVPAHVAGDGRRTVAELVDQVNLDPRRGEGHEKVLTRIRLDEGALAILAQQGLTPNSVPEAGLFVPLRGAANLSTGGTAVDRTDDIHPDNASIARRAALTLGLDVAGVDLLAPDITRSIRETGGGIVEVNAAPGLRMHLEPSAGQARDVAEPIIRSLYPAGSRARIPVLAITGTNGKSTTGRMVAHILKADGRVVGLTNTSGVYIGDERIHAGDASGPKSARMVLRDPTVEAAVLECARGGVLREGLAFDRCDVGAVLNVQADHLGLGGIDTLQDLARVKAIVARTVSRRGVCVLNADDPLTRRMARLTKGRIAWFSMMGGRESPGFLRSHVEEGGLACVHDAATGALLLHDGGETTRLCDAADIPATLGGAARFNVANAMAAVLMTHAIGVAPETIRFALASFASTFEQNPGRLNIHDAHGFRVVLDYAHNPDGLRALARTARAITPPGGRRIAMLSIPGDRRDAEIVEMGAIAAADFDRIVFRETPDNRGRPAGEVIRLMTQGALSAGGSADRIEGVRFEAAAVDHCLAMARPGDVVVLTPTQIDSVWRQVLDFRPGAANDAGDPPAMIMEPPHG
- a CDS encoding cyanophycinase → MADAAGPLIIIGGHEDKEDQRVILKAVAERLNGGRLVIATVASHTREGYFESYVSAFGAIGLTDLVELYVADRSQEEIASAVALLDGAAGLFFTGGDQLRLSSLIGRTAVETRIQALHAAGGVIAGTSAGASAMSETMLVKGPSKGSYRIGELHMAPGLGLLGGVIIDQHFAERGRFGRLLGAVAHNPRLLGVGVDENTALVVEGDRFDVVGSGAAYVVDGGGVSHVNIAEAKPEQALSLFDVRMHVLSSGDSFDLSARRPEGGRHEAGSRPPKG
- a CDS encoding response regulator, which gives rise to MITRKIDAVSLTPELERLISDQAEAGLYGPARQAIEAAVSLLAAQQGGASRAPEMWPIDGGACGALIRAHDWCATSLGRISTWSPQLRTTVNNVVNSPVAKVLMWGPDHIMLYNDAYSVIAGANHPEALGGTVPGIWPEIWDWNRRILEAGFRGETLAYRDQPMTLMRSGQAEEVTFDLFYTPVHDADGAVGGVLCTVLENTDRAEAQRRLARSEAELRIITDALPVLISYVDRGHVYRFVNSFYEDWFGVSRDHVIGQHVRDIVGDDTYRARLPLMERALAGEEIVVDATMPHPKRGERACEVRYIPRIEADGHVEGFHVLVFDVEDRARREEALARQVAHRERAEAQLRHLNENLEARVIAEIAERRQVEASLAQAQKMETIGKLTGGVAHDFNNLLQVVSGNLQLLAKDVAGNERAERKITNAMAGVSRGAKLASQLLAFGRRQALEPKVVNVTRFVRGMDDMLRRALGEEIEIETVVGGGLWNTFADPAQVENALLNLAINARDAMDGRGKLTIELGNTLLDDDYARTHAEVTPGQYVMLAVTDTGSGMSPDIIDKVFEPFFSTKGEGKGSGLGLSMVYGFAKQSGGHVKIYSEVGEGTTIKLYLPRAMAAEDIEISTEEGPVTGGAETVLVVEDDAEVRATVVEILSDLGYRVLKAVDADSALSVVESGIPIDILFTDVVMPGKLKSPELARRARGRLPNLAVLFTSGYTENAIVHGGRLDAGVDLLSKPYTREALARKLRQVVTAQKTGVQNSEATDGKPTDRGATEAPFVLLVEDDALIRINTSEMLQSQGLTVVEAGSAEEALAALATARIDVLVTDVNLPGLSGPDLARRARAVAPHVGVVFATGDRHVEDSVEGAVLLNKPYDDEALADAVRTAASARAASGSGAHIEEAGSADARPTAKA